Proteins encoded in a region of the Poecilia reticulata strain Guanapo linkage group LG14, Guppy_female_1.0+MT, whole genome shotgun sequence genome:
- the LOC103475853 gene encoding apoptosis-inducing factor 1, mitochondrial-like, whose translation MLTCRAVWKKLAPLARASSTVCRQNVRRAGWNNARTPLCVPVAHMSTGPVGGGGDNLKYALLVGAAFVSGITYAVITLKGDQKRHVERMTEISSRKQKSASQIQTEPPVTVMEAPLETILEAAAAPDAEAVAPSETAEPPPDEPLAEASAEEAAAPLTDAGVEEAADSKPSLPSHAPYLLIGGGTASFAAARSIRARDPGAKVLIVTDEPDLPYMRPPLSKELWFSDDPSVTETLRFKQWNGKERSIYFQPPSFYVDAEELSGAENGGVAVLTGRKVVHMDVRGNKVKLDDDMEISYDKCLIATGGVPRNLQVIERAGEEVIKRTTVFRKIDDFKSLDKVSRNTQSITIIGGGFLGSELACALGRRSTETGLEVIQMFPEKGNMGKVLPEYLSNWTTEKVKKEGVKVIREAVVKSVSFKDDKLEIKLKDGRVVRTDHIVAAVGLEPNVDLAKSAGLEVDSDFGGYRVNAELQARSNIWVIRSWFMLQQREAALPCVPLKE comes from the exons ATGCTGACATGTAGGGCTGTATGGAAGAAGCTTGCACCTCTGGCCAGAGCCTCGTCTACTGTATGCCGACAGAACGTGAGGAGAGCAG GGTGGAATAATGCCAGAACGCCACTGTGTGTGCCTGTGGCGCACATGTCCACAGGGCCAGTGGGTGGAGGCGGTGACAACCTAAAATACGCCCTCCTGGTTGGAGCAGCCTTTGTCAGTGGCATAACATAC GCTGTCATTACTCTAAAGGGAGACCAGAAAAGACATGTGGAGCGGATGACAGAAATTTCctccagaaaacagaaatcagccTCACAGATCCAAACAGAACCTCCAG TCACCGTGATGGAGG CCCCCCTTGAGACAATACTTGAAGCTGCCGCTGCACCTGATGCTGAAGCAGTGGCCCCCAGTGAAACTGCAGAACCACCTCCAG ATGARCCACTGGCAGAAGCCTCAGCagaagaggcagcagctccactCACTGATGCTGGAGTTGAGGAGG CTGCAGACTCCAAACCTTCGTTGCCCTCACACGCCCCCTACCTCCTGATTGGTGGAGGTACGGCGTCTTTCGCAGCTGCCCGATCTATTCGAGCCAGAGACCCTGGTGCCAAG GTACTGATTGTAACTGATGAGCCAGACCTTCCGTACATGAGGCCGCCTCTTTCTAAGGAGCTGTGGTTCTCTGACGACCCCAGTGTCACAGAAACTCTGCGTTTCAAACAGTGGAACGGGAAGGAAAGAAG CATCTACTTCCAGCCGCCTTCGTTTTACGTTGATGCGGAAGAGCTGAGCGGTGCGGAAAATGGAGGAGTGGCTGTCCTCACTGGCAGGAAG gtGGTTCATATGGATGTCAGAGGAAACAAAGTCAAGCTTGACGATGACATGGAGATTTCATATGACAAGTGCCTAATTGCAACAG gtggGGTCCCAAGGAATCTTCAGGTAATCGAAAGAGCTGGAGAGGAAGTGATCAAGAGGACAACTGTTTTCCGCAAG ATTGACGACTTTAAATCCCTGGACAAAGTTTCAAGAAACACTCAGTCAATCACCATCATAGGAGGCGGATTCTTGGGCAGCGAGCTGGCCTGCGCGCTTGGCAGGAGAT cGACGGAGACCGGATTAGAGGTGATTCAGATGTTCCCAGAGAAGGGCAACATGGGCAAGGTGCTGCCTGAGTATCTGAGCAACTGGACAACAGAAAAAGTCAAGAAAG AGGGTGTAAAGGTCATCAGGGAAGCAGTGGTGAAATCTGTGTCCTTCAAAGATGATAAACTAGAAATCAAACTCAAGGATGGAAGAGTG GTAAGAACGGATCACATTGTCGCAGCCGTCGGCCTGGAGCCCAACGTTGACCTCGCCAAGTCTGCCGGTTTAGAGGTGGACTCGGACTTTGGTGGCTACCGGGTCAACGCAGAGCTGCAGGCCAGGTCCAATATCTGGGTG ATACGTTCTTGGTTCATGttgcagcagagagaagcagctCTGCCATGTGTTCCTCTGAAAGAATGA